Proteins from a single region of Streptomyces vinaceus:
- a CDS encoding PAS domain-containing protein encodes MEPVTQPSRHAQDEAAAAWRSRFVSLFDRAPVALAISDAHGLILGANPAFASAWQLQPGKLEGRRLLDLLTPTNDRQLRRLDEALRSRRRSRYPVEVTWQVRGTARQGQVTVEPVSDPQDDVPRLLVSLTEETDAGRPEPPQDAAGGLSPQEARILPLVAAGASGSAIAREVGLTVDGVNYHVTRLCRRLGVPNRPALIARAYVLGLLEPAAWPPRAAPAGPERP; translated from the coding sequence ATGGAGCCCGTGACACAGCCGTCACGGCACGCGCAGGACGAGGCGGCGGCGGCCTGGCGCTCACGATTCGTCAGCCTCTTCGACAGGGCGCCGGTGGCGCTGGCGATCAGCGATGCCCACGGCCTGATCCTCGGCGCGAACCCGGCGTTCGCCTCCGCATGGCAGCTCCAGCCGGGCAAGCTGGAAGGCCGCCGGCTCCTTGACCTCCTCACTCCGACCAATGACCGGCAGCTGCGCCGACTGGACGAGGCCCTGCGCTCGCGCCGCAGGTCCCGCTACCCGGTCGAGGTGACCTGGCAGGTACGGGGAACGGCCCGGCAGGGCCAGGTCACCGTCGAACCGGTCTCCGACCCGCAGGACGACGTCCCCCGCCTGCTGGTCTCACTGACCGAGGAGACGGACGCGGGCCGGCCGGAGCCGCCACAGGACGCGGCGGGCGGCCTGAGTCCGCAGGAGGCGCGCATCCTGCCGCTGGTCGCGGCCGGGGCGTCCGGGTCGGCCATCGCCCGCGAGGTGGGCCTCACCGTCGACGGGGTCAACTACCACGTGACCCGCCTGTGCCGACGCCTCGGCGTACCCAACCGCCCCGCTCTGATCGCCCGCGCCTACGTACTGGGCCTGCTGGAGCCCGCCGCGTGGCCTCCGCGTGCCGCGCCGGCGGGTCCGGAGCGGCCCTGA